One segment of Enterobacter cloacae complex sp. ECNIH7 DNA contains the following:
- the silE gene encoding silver-binding protein SilE, with protein sequence MKNIVLASLLGFGLISSAWATETVNIHERVNNAQAPAHQMQSAAAPVGIQGTAPRMAGMDQHEQAIIAHETMTNGSADAHQKMVESHQRMMGSQTVSPTGPSKSLAAMNEHERAAVAHEFMNNGQSGPHQAMAEAHRRMLSAG encoded by the coding sequence ATGAAAAATATCGTATTAGCATCCTTGCTGGGCTTTGGTTTAATTTCTTCGGCCTGGGCCACTGAAACCGTGAATATCCATGAGCGGGTCAACAATGCACAGGCTCCTGCTCACCAGATGCAGTCTGCTGCGGCTCCTGTCGGGATCCAGGGGACTGCTCCTCGTATGGCCGGTATGGACCAGCATGAACAGGCCATTATTGCTCATGAAACCATGACGAACGGGTCGGCGGATGCGCACCAGAAAATGGTTGAAAGTCATCAGAGGATGATGGGAAGTCAGACCGTTTCCCCTACCGGGCCGTCGAAGTCATTAGCGGCAATGAATGAGCATGAAAGAGCTGCAGTTGCCCATGAATTTATGAATAACGGTCAGTCTGGCCCACATCAGGCCATGGCCGAAGCGCATCGTCGCATGCTCAGTGCAGGCTGA
- the cusF gene encoding cation efflux system protein CusF: protein MRNSLKAVLFGAFSVMFSASLHAETHQHGDMNAASDASVQQVIKGTGIVKDIDMNSKKITISHEAIPAVGWPAMTMRFTFVNADDAINALKTGNHVDFSFIQQGNISLLKSINVTQS from the coding sequence ATGCGTAATTCACTTAAAGCCGTTTTATTTGGTGCCTTCTCTGTCATGTTTTCTGCCAGTCTTCATGCTGAAACACATCAGCATGGCGATATGAATGCTGCCAGTGATGCTTCGGTACAGCAGGTTATCAAGGGCACCGGTATCGTTAAAGACATTGATATGAATAGTAAAAAGATTACCATTTCGCACGAAGCAATCCCGGCGGTGGGCTGGCCTGCAATGACCATGCGCTTCACTTTTGTTAATGCAGACGACGCTATCAATGCCCTGAAAACCGGCAACCATGTCGATTTCTCGTTTATTCAGCAGGGCAATATCTCCTTACTCAAAAGCATTAACGTTACGCAATCCTGA
- a CDS encoding HNH endonuclease yields the protein MIYKICQVIDGEYVCDIDISVEEWKNLLMNEKVFDSKSIEALKKWYIEPNHSCTCFDIGKKYDQHSMSANGVINGLGGRVQKELGRFEVKGIGNIAPGTKFITVMKSKETGEKPKRYLWTIRDELVQAIKELDLFGVEEITINEYYSDDELINAMEANNTFDIAQAFEYTGEAKPKKHAIEVKNGVSYPRNKGVSKNALNKAGYRCEVDGEHPTFRRRNSSLNYTEPHHIVPMSMQDDFNTSLDVEENIISLCCNCHKQIHLGQGYEEMLEKIYNERKELLKQVAIDISLEDLIRYYKGENR from the coding sequence GTGATCTATAAGATTTGCCAGGTAATTGACGGGGAGTACGTCTGCGACATTGATATCAGTGTGGAAGAATGGAAAAATCTGTTAATGAATGAAAAGGTTTTTGACTCTAAAAGTATTGAGGCGTTAAAAAAATGGTATATTGAACCAAATCATTCCTGCACATGTTTTGATATAGGCAAAAAGTACGACCAGCACAGTATGAGTGCTAATGGCGTTATTAACGGGCTCGGTGGTAGAGTTCAAAAAGAGCTAGGAAGGTTTGAAGTTAAAGGGATCGGGAATATAGCACCTGGCACAAAATTCATTACAGTCATGAAGAGTAAAGAAACCGGTGAAAAACCAAAAAGATACTTATGGACTATTCGTGATGAACTTGTTCAGGCAATTAAAGAGCTGGATTTATTTGGTGTGGAAGAAATAACCATCAATGAGTATTACTCAGACGATGAGTTGATCAACGCCATGGAAGCGAATAATACATTTGATATCGCCCAGGCATTTGAATATACAGGGGAAGCTAAACCAAAGAAACATGCAATTGAAGTAAAAAATGGCGTCTCGTACCCAAGAAATAAAGGGGTTTCGAAAAATGCACTGAACAAAGCAGGTTACAGATGTGAAGTCGATGGTGAACACCCAACCTTCAGAAGGCGTAACTCTTCCCTGAATTATACTGAACCTCATCACATTGTACCTATGTCCATGCAGGATGATTTTAACACTTCGCTTGACGTCGAAGAAAATATAATATCGCTGTGTTGCAATTGCCATAAGCAAATTCACCTCGGCCAGGGATATGAAGAAATGCTTGAGAAAATATATAATGAGAGAAAGGAGTTATTAAAACAGGTAGCTATCGATATATCTCTGGAGGATTTGATTCGCTATTATAAAGGTGAGAACAGGTGA
- the silB gene encoding Cu(+)/Ag(+) efflux RND transporter periplasmic adaptor subunit SilB: protein MASLKIKYAAIIISSLIAGGLISVTAWQYLNSSQKTVPAEQKAPEKKVLFWYDPMKPDTKFDKPGKSPFMDMDLVPKYADESGDKSSGGIRIDPTQVQNLGLKTQKVTRGMLNYSQTIPANVSYNEYQFVIVQARSDGFVEKVYPLTIGDHVKKGTPLIDITIPEWVEAQSEFLLLSGTGGTPTQIKGVLERLRLAGMPEEDIQRLRSTRTIQTRFTIKAPIDGVITAFDLRTGMNISKDKVVAQIQGMDPVWISAAVPESIAYLLKDTSQFEISVPAYPDKTFHVEKWNILPSVDQTTRTLQVRLQVTNKDEFLKPGMNAYLKLNTQSQEMLLIPSQAVIDTGKEQRVITVDDEGKFVPKQIHVLHESQQQSGIGSGLNEGDTVVVSGLFLIDSEANITGALERMRHPEKTENSMPAMSEQPVNMHSGH from the coding sequence ATGGCTTCTTTAAAGATAAAATATGCTGCAATAATTATCAGCAGCCTCATAGCAGGAGGGCTGATATCGGTTACTGCCTGGCAGTATTTAAACTCATCACAAAAAACAGTACCAGCAGAACAAAAGGCACCGGAGAAAAAGGTGCTTTTCTGGTATGATCCTATGAAACCGGATACCAAATTTGATAAACCCGGAAAATCGCCTTTTATGGATATGGACCTTGTGCCGAAATATGCTGATGAAAGTGGCGATAAAAGCAGTGGCGGGATCCGTATCGATCCAACTCAGGTTCAGAATCTGGGATTAAAAACGCAAAAAGTCACGCGAGGAATGCTGAATTATTCTCAGACAATCCCGGCTAATGTCAGTTACAACGAATATCAGTTTGTCATTGTGCAGGCGCGTTCTGACGGTTTCGTCGAAAAAGTGTATCCCCTGACGATTGGCGATCATGTGAAGAAAGGCACTCCGCTTATCGATATCACCATTCCTGAATGGGTTGAGGCACAAAGTGAGTTTCTGCTGTTATCCGGTACAGGCGGTACGCCAACCCAGATAAAAGGGGTTCTGGAGCGACTTCGTCTGGCTGGTATGCCGGAAGAGGATATTCAAAGGCTGCGTTCAACCCGCACAATCCAGACCCGTTTTACCATTAAAGCACCTATTGATGGTGTCATTACTGCATTTGACCTGCGCACCGGCATGAATATTTCCAAAGATAAGGTGGTGGCTCAGATTCAGGGGATGGACCCGGTCTGGATCAGCGCTGCAGTGCCAGAATCTATCGCCTATCTGCTGAAAGATACGTCGCAGTTTGAAATTTCGGTACCGGCTTATCCGGATAAAACATTCCATGTCGAAAAATGGAACATTCTTCCCAGCGTGGATCAGACAACCCGCACGCTTCAGGTCCGCCTCCAGGTTACTAACAAGGATGAGTTTCTCAAGCCGGGCATGAATGCCTATCTCAAACTGAATACCCAAAGTCAGGAGATGCTGCTGATACCAAGCCAGGCCGTTATCGATACCGGCAAAGAACAGCGCGTGATTACTGTTGATGATGAAGGCAAGTTTGTGCCGAAACAGATCCACGTTCTGCATGAATCACAGCAACAGTCCGGCATTGGCTCCGGTCTTAATGAAGGCGATACCGTGGTGGTCAGTGGCCTGTTCCTCATTGACTCCGAAGCCAATATTACGGGCGCGCTGGAACGTATGCGCCACCCTGAAAAAACAGAAAACAGTATGCCAGCAATGTCTGAGCAGCCTGTAAATATGCATTCAGGGCACTGA
- the silA gene encoding Cu(+)/Ag(+) efflux RND transporter permease subunit SilA, producing the protein MIEWIIRRSVANRFLVMMGALFLSIWGTWTIINTPVDALPDLSDVQVIIKTSYPGQAPQIVENQVTYPLTTTMLSVPGAKTVRGFSQFGDSYVYVIFEDGTDLYWARSRVLEYLNQVQGKLPAGVSSEIGPDATGVGWIFEYALVDRSGKHDLSELRSLQDWFLKFELKTIPNVAEVASVGGVVKQYQIQVNPVKLSQYGISLPEVKQALESSNQEAGGSSVEIAEAEYMVRASGYLQSIDDFNNIVLKTGENGVPVYLRDVARVQTGPEMRRGIAELNGQGEVAGGVVILRSGKNARDVITAVRDKLETLKASLPEGVEIVTTYDRSQLIDRAIDNLSSKLLEEFFVVAIVCALFLWHVRSALVAIISLPLGLCIAFIVMHFQGLNANIMSLGGIAIAVGAMVDAAIVMIENAHKRLEEWDHRHPGEQIDNVTRWKVITDASVEVGPALFISLLIITLSFIPIFTLEGQEGRLFGPLAFTKTYSMAGAAALAIIVIPILMGFWIRGKIPAETSNPLNRVLIKAYHPLLLRVLHWPKTTLLVAALSIFTVVWPLSQVGGEFLPKINEGDLLYMPSTLPGVSPAEAAALLQTTDKLIKSVPEVASVFGKTGKAETATDSAPLEMVETTIQLKPEDQWRPGMTIDKIIEELDKTVRLPGLANLWVPPIRNRIDMLSTGIKSPIGIKVSGTVLADIDATAQSIEAVAKTVPGVVSALAERLEGGRYIDIDINREKASRYGMTVGDVQLFVSSAIGGATVGETVEGVARYPINIRYPQDYRNSPNALKQMPILTPMKQQITLGDVADIKVVSGPTMLKTENARPASWIYIDARGRDMVSVVNDIKTAISQKVKLRPGTSVSFSGQFELLEHANKKLKLMVPMTVMIIFILLYLAFRRVDEALLILMSLPFALVGGIWFLYWQGFHMSVATGTGFIALAGVAAEFGVVMLMYLRHAIEAHPELSNKETFTPEGLDEALYHGAVLRVRPKAMTVAVIIAGLLPILWGTGAGSEVMSRIAAPMIGGMITAPLLSLFIIPAAYKLIWLRRHKKSVS; encoded by the coding sequence ATGATTGAATGGATTATCCGGCGCTCTGTCGCCAACCGTTTCCTGGTCATGATGGGTGCCCTGTTTCTCAGCATCTGGGGCACATGGACGATAATTAACACGCCGGTCGATGCGCTGCCTGACCTGTCAGATGTGCAGGTCATTATTAAAACCAGCTATCCCGGACAGGCTCCGCAGATTGTAGAAAACCAGGTCACCTATCCGCTTACCACCACCATGCTGTCCGTACCTGGCGCAAAAACTGTGCGTGGCTTTTCACAGTTCGGTGATTCGTATGTGTATGTCATTTTTGAAGACGGGACCGATCTGTACTGGGCCCGTTCGCGCGTGCTGGAATACCTGAATCAGGTTCAGGGCAAACTGCCTGCGGGTGTGAGTTCTGAAATCGGTCCGGACGCCACGGGAGTGGGCTGGATATTTGAATATGCCCTGGTCGATCGCAGCGGAAAACACGACCTTTCAGAACTGCGTTCTTTGCAGGACTGGTTTCTGAAATTTGAACTGAAGACCATCCCGAACGTGGCTGAGGTAGCCTCGGTTGGTGGCGTGGTGAAGCAGTACCAGATTCAGGTCAATCCGGTAAAACTGTCTCAGTATGGGATCAGCCTGCCCGAAGTGAAACAGGCTCTTGAATCGTCTAACCAGGAGGCCGGTGGTTCATCCGTTGAAATAGCCGAAGCGGAGTATATGGTCCGCGCCAGCGGCTATCTGCAGAGCATTGATGATTTTAATAACATCGTCCTGAAAACAGGCGAGAACGGCGTGCCGGTTTATTTGCGGGATGTTGCCCGCGTGCAGACAGGGCCTGAAATGCGGCGTGGTATTGCCGAACTGAACGGCCAGGGGGAAGTCGCTGGCGGCGTGGTGATCCTGCGGTCGGGTAAAAACGCGCGTGACGTAATCACGGCAGTGAGGGATAAACTGGAGACACTGAAGGCCAGTCTGCCGGAAGGTGTTGAAATCGTGACCACCTACGATCGCAGCCAGTTAATCGACCGGGCGATTGATAACCTCAGTTCCAAACTTCTGGAAGAGTTTTTCGTGGTGGCCATCGTCTGTGCCCTGTTCCTGTGGCACGTACGTTCTGCCCTGGTGGCGATTATCTCTCTGCCGCTTGGCCTGTGTATCGCCTTTATCGTCATGCACTTCCAGGGACTGAACGCCAATATCATGTCGCTGGGAGGGATAGCTATTGCCGTCGGTGCGATGGTGGATGCCGCCATTGTGATGATTGAGAATGCGCATAAACGGCTTGAGGAGTGGGATCATCGGCATCCGGGTGAGCAGATTGACAACGTCACCCGCTGGAAGGTGATTACCGACGCCTCCGTGGAAGTGGGACCCGCACTGTTTATCAGCCTGCTGATCATCACCCTGTCCTTTATACCTATCTTTACCCTGGAAGGTCAGGAAGGACGTCTGTTTGGCCCGCTGGCATTCACGAAAACGTACTCCATGGCGGGCGCGGCCGCGCTGGCCATCATTGTCATTCCGATCCTGATGGGATTCTGGATCCGGGGAAAAATTCCTGCCGAGACCAGTAACCCCCTGAACCGGGTGCTGATCAAAGCGTATCATCCATTGCTGCTGCGGGTCCTCCACTGGCCAAAAACAACCCTGCTGGTTGCGGCCTTGTCCATTTTCACCGTTGTATGGCCATTGAGTCAGGTGGGGGGGGAGTTTCTGCCGAAGATCAATGAGGGCGACCTGCTGTATATGCCGTCAACATTGCCTGGCGTCTCTCCGGCAGAAGCTGCAGCACTCCTGCAGACGACGGACAAGTTAATCAAAAGCGTTCCTGAAGTGGCCTCTGTATTTGGCAAGACCGGTAAAGCAGAGACCGCAACGGATTCCGCACCGCTTGAAATGGTGGAAACCACGATCCAGCTCAAACCTGAGGATCAGTGGCGTCCGGGTATGACGATTGACAAGATTATTGAAGAACTCGACAAGACCGTCCGTTTACCGGGTCTGGCAAACCTGTGGGTTCCGCCAATCCGTAACCGTATTGATATGCTCTCAACCGGGATCAAAAGCCCGATAGGTATCAAGGTCTCAGGGACTGTCCTGGCCGATATTGATGCGACTGCGCAGAGTATTGAGGCGGTAGCCAAAACCGTGCCGGGCGTGGTGTCTGCCCTGGCTGAGCGACTTGAAGGCGGGCGTTACATCGATATCGATATCAACCGGGAAAAAGCGTCCCGTTACGGTATGACTGTCGGTGATGTACAGCTGTTTGTCTCATCAGCCATCGGCGGCGCAACGGTAGGGGAAACGGTTGAAGGCGTGGCCCGCTACCCGATTAATATTCGCTATCCGCAGGATTACCGGAACAGTCCAAATGCATTGAAACAGATGCCGATCCTGACCCCGATGAAGCAGCAGATCACGCTGGGCGATGTCGCGGATATTAAGGTCGTTTCAGGGCCGACTATGCTGAAAACGGAAAATGCCCGTCCAGCCAGCTGGATTTACATTGACGCGCGCGGCAGGGATATGGTGTCGGTGGTTAATGATATTAAAACGGCTATCAGTCAGAAAGTGAAACTGAGACCGGGTACCAGCGTGTCATTCTCCGGACAATTTGAACTGCTTGAGCACGCCAACAAGAAACTTAAACTGATGGTGCCGATGACGGTGATGATCATTTTCATCCTGTTGTATCTGGCGTTCCGCCGGGTTGATGAAGCGTTGTTGATCCTGATGAGTCTGCCGTTCGCCCTGGTTGGCGGGATATGGTTCCTGTACTGGCAGGGCTTCCATATGTCAGTCGCAACCGGAACCGGGTTTATCGCCCTGGCCGGTGTGGCAGCAGAGTTTGGCGTGGTCATGCTGATGTATCTGCGTCATGCCATTGAAGCGCATCCGGAACTGTCAAACAAGGAAACGTTCACACCGGAAGGTCTTGATGAAGCCCTTTATCATGGTGCCGTGCTGCGTGTCCGGCCGAAAGCCATGACCGTGGCGGTGATCATCGCGGGTCTGCTGCCGATACTCTGGGGAACCGGCGCAGGTTCAGAAGTCATGAGCCGTATTGCGGCCCCCATGATTGGCGGGATGATCACAGCTCCGCTGCTGTCCCTGTTCATTATTCCTGCCGCCTATAAACTCATCTGGCTGCGCAGACATAAAAAGAGCGTGTCATAA
- the copM gene encoding CopM family metallochaperone translates to MKARNTLFAVLLLSLPAISAEHSEMKMTDMSTSASSQEYMAGMKDMHDKMMAAVNESDPDKAFAKGMVAHHEGAIAMAETELKYGKDPEMRKLAQDIIKAQKGEIEQMNKWLDSQK, encoded by the coding sequence ATGAAAGCCAGAAACACTTTATTTGCAGTATTATTGTTATCCCTGCCAGCGATTTCAGCAGAACATTCAGAAATGAAAATGACTGATATGTCTACCTCGGCTTCGTCACAGGAATATATGGCTGGCATGAAAGACATGCATGACAAAATGATGGCTGCCGTAAATGAATCCGATCCCGACAAGGCTTTTGCGAAAGGCATGGTAGCGCACCATGAAGGGGCAATAGCAATGGCTGAGACCGAGCTAAAATACGGAAAAGATCCGGAAATGAGAAAGCTCGCACAGGACATCATTAAAGCTCAAAAAGGTGAAATTGAGCAGATGAATAAATGGCTTGATAGTCAAAAGTAA
- the silC gene encoding Cu(+)/Ag(+) efflux RND transporter outer membrane channel SilC: MFKLKLLSISTIFILAGCVSLAPEYQRPPAPVPQQFSLSKNSLTPAVNSYQDTGWRNFFVDPQVSRLIGEALNNNRDLRMAALKVEEARAQFNVTDADRYPQLNASSGITYSGGLKGDKPTTQEYDAGLELSYELDFFGKLKNMSEADRQNYFASEEARRAVHILLVSNVSQSYFSQQLAYEQLRIARETLKNYEQSYAFVEQQLVTGSTNVLALEQARGQIESTRAEIAKREGDLAQANNALQLVLGTYRAVPSEKGMKGGEIAPVKLPPNLSSQILLQRPDIMEAEYLLKAADANIGAARAAFFPSITLTSGLSASSTELSSLFTSGSGMWNFIPKIEIPIFNAGRNKANLKLAEIRQQQSVVNYEQKIQSAFKDVSDTLALRDSLSQQLESQQRYLDSLQITLQRARGLYASGAVSYIEVLDAERSLFATQQTILDLTYSRQVNEINLFTALGGGWVE; this comes from the coding sequence ATGTTCAAATTAAAATTACTCAGCATCAGTACCATATTCATCCTGGCTGGTTGTGTTTCTCTGGCACCTGAATATCAGCGTCCGCCAGCTCCGGTTCCCCAGCAGTTTTCATTGTCTAAAAACAGTCTGACGCCTGCGGTAAACAGCTATCAGGATACGGGCTGGCGAAACTTTTTTGTCGATCCCCAGGTCAGCAGGCTGATCGGTGAAGCCCTGAATAATAACCGTGATTTGAGAATGGCTGCCCTGAAGGTTGAAGAGGCCCGGGCCCAGTTCAACGTCACGGATGCAGATCGTTATCCTCAACTGAATGCCTCATCCGGGATCACATACAGCGGTGGTCTGAAAGGTGACAAGCCGACCACACAGGAGTACGACGCGGGTCTGGAGCTCAGCTATGAGCTCGATTTTTTTGGCAAACTTAAGAACATGAGTGAGGCTGATCGCCAGAACTACTTTGCCAGCGAAGAAGCCCGTCGTGCCGTACACATCCTGCTGGTCTCCAACGTTTCACAGAGCTATTTCAGCCAGCAACTGGCGTACGAACAACTCCGTATTGCGCGGGAAACGCTGAAAAATTATGAACAGTCTTATGCATTCGTTGAGCAACAACTGGTGACCGGGAGTACGAACGTTCTGGCGCTTGAACAAGCCAGGGGGCAAATCGAAAGTACCCGCGCCGAAATAGCCAAACGAGAAGGCGATCTGGCTCAGGCAAACAATGCCCTGCAACTGGTGCTGGGAACGTACCGCGCAGTTCCGTCAGAAAAAGGGATGAAAGGTGGGGAGATCGCACCAGTAAAATTGCCACCAAATCTGTCGTCACAAATATTGCTGCAGCGTCCGGATATTATGGAAGCGGAATACCTGTTGAAAGCGGCTGATGCTAATATTGGCGCAGCGCGAGCGGCTTTTTTCCCGTCCATTACCCTGACCAGTGGCCTTTCCGCAAGCAGTACGGAGCTGTCCAGCCTCTTTACGTCAGGAAGTGGAATGTGGAATTTTATCCCTAAAATTGAAATTCCTATTTTCAATGCCGGCAGAAACAAAGCCAATCTGAAGCTGGCTGAAATTCGCCAGCAACAGTCCGTGGTTAATTACGAACAAAAAATTCAGTCAGCCTTTAAGGATGTTTCCGACACGCTTGCGCTGCGCGACAGCCTTAGCCAGCAACTTGAGTCACAGCAGCGTTATCTTGATTCACTTCAGATAACTCTACAGCGTGCCAGAGGATTGTATGCAAGTGGTGCTGTCAGTTACATCGAAGTGCTGGATGCAGAACGTTCCCTCTTCGCGACGCAGCAAACCATTCTCGATCTTACCTATTCCCGACAGGTTAACGAAATTAATCTGTTTACCGCGCTGGGTGGCGGTTGGGTAGAGTAA
- the silS gene encoding copper/silver sensor histidine kinase SilS, producing the protein MHSKPSRRPFSLALRLTFFISLSTILAFIAFTWFMLHSVDKHFAEQDVSDLQQISTTLNRILQSPVDPDEKKVSKIKESIASYRNVALLLLNPRGEVLYSSVQGAALRSAVNSADFSEHSRARDVFLWTVEDPARAMDTGSGMKMETYRIIASSGQAIFQGKQQNYVMLTGLSINFHLHYLDALKKNLIAIAVVISLLIVLIIRIAVRQGHLPLRNVSNAIKNITSENLDARLEPTRVPIELEQLVISFNHMIGKIEDVFTRQANFSADIAHEIRTPITNLVTQTEIALSQDRTQKELEDVLYSSLEEYNRMTKMVSDMLFLAQADNNQLIPDRVRFDLRAEVMKVFEFFEAWAEERNITLKFNGMPCLVEGDPQMFRRAINNLLSNALRYTPEGQAITVSIREQESFFDLVIENPGKPIPEEHLSKLFDRFYRVDPSRQRKGEGSGIGLAIVKSIVEAHHGRVQVESDVHSTRFILSVPRLEKMIPETQY; encoded by the coding sequence ATGCATAGCAAACCGTCCAGACGACCTTTCTCACTCGCTCTGCGGCTGACCTTTTTTATCAGCCTGTCCACAATACTGGCGTTTATCGCCTTCACCTGGTTTATGCTGCATTCTGTTGATAAGCATTTTGCCGAGCAGGATGTCAGCGATCTGCAACAAATCAGCACCACACTAAACCGTATCCTGCAGTCTCCGGTTGATCCGGATGAAAAAAAAGTAAGCAAAATAAAGGAATCGATCGCCAGCTACCGTAACGTTGCTCTTTTGCTCCTCAATCCCCGGGGAGAGGTGCTGTACAGCTCTGTGCAGGGGGCTGCTTTACGCTCTGCTGTGAATTCAGCCGATTTTAGCGAGCACAGCCGTGCACGTGATGTCTTTCTCTGGACGGTGGAGGATCCTGCGAGAGCGATGGATACCGGGTCCGGAATGAAGATGGAAACATACAGAATTATCGCCTCATCTGGTCAGGCGATATTTCAGGGCAAACAGCAGAACTATGTCATGCTGACTGGCCTCTCCATTAATTTCCATCTCCATTACCTCGATGCGCTGAAAAAAAATCTGATTGCGATCGCTGTCGTGATAAGTCTGCTAATTGTTCTGATCATTCGCATTGCTGTCCGTCAGGGGCACCTGCCCCTTCGTAATGTCAGCAATGCCATTAAAAACATCACCTCCGAGAATCTTGATGCGCGGCTGGAACCGACACGCGTTCCCATTGAGCTGGAGCAGCTGGTTATCTCGTTCAATCATATGATTGGAAAGATTGAGGATGTTTTTACCCGCCAGGCCAATTTCTCTGCCGATATCGCGCACGAGATCAGAACCCCCATCACCAATCTGGTGACGCAGACTGAAATCGCTCTGAGTCAGGATCGAACCCAGAAGGAACTTGAGGATGTCCTCTATTCCAGCCTTGAAGAGTATAACCGGATGACAAAAATGGTCAGCGACATGCTGTTCCTGGCCCAGGCGGACAATAATCAGCTGATACCTGACAGGGTTCGGTTTGACCTCAGAGCAGAAGTCATGAAAGTCTTCGAGTTTTTCGAAGCCTGGGCCGAAGAACGAAATATCACGCTCAAATTTAACGGGATGCCCTGCCTGGTTGAGGGAGATCCACAAATGTTCAGAAGAGCGATCAATAATCTGTTATCCAATGCCCTGCGTTATACCCCAGAGGGACAGGCAATCACCGTCTCAATAAGAGAGCAGGAGAGCTTTTTTGACCTTGTGATTGAAAATCCGGGGAAACCAATCCCTGAAGAGCATTTATCAAAGCTGTTTGATCGCTTTTATCGGGTGGATCCGTCCAGACAACGAAAAGGAGAAGGCAGCGGCATCGGCCTTGCGATTGTGAAGTCAATCGTGGAAGCACATCACGGAAGAGTGCAGGTGGAATCGGACGTACACTCAACGCGTTTTATCTTATCCGTGCCCAGACTGGAGAAAATGATTCCGGAAACCCAATACTGA
- the silR gene encoding copper/silver response regulator transcription factor SilR, protein MKILIVEDEIKTGEYLSKGLTEAGFVVDHADNGLTGYHLAMTAEYDLVILDIMLPDVNGWDIIRMLRSAGKGMPVLLLTALGTIEHRVKGLELGADDYLVKPFAFAELLARVRTLLRRGNTMITESQLKVADLSVDLVSRKVSRAGNRIVLTSKEFSLLEFFIRHQGEVLPRSLIASQVWDMNFDSDTNAIDVAVKRLRAKIDNDYETKLIQTVRGVGYMLEIPDA, encoded by the coding sequence ATGAAAATATTAATCGTTGAAGACGAAATTAAAACAGGTGAATATCTCAGCAAGGGGCTGACAGAGGCGGGGTTCGTCGTGGATCACGCTGATAATGGTCTGACCGGATATCATCTTGCCATGACAGCCGAGTATGATTTAGTCATCCTGGATATCATGCTGCCTGATGTAAACGGCTGGGATATCATCCGTATGCTGCGCAGTGCCGGAAAGGGGATGCCGGTATTACTGCTGACGGCCCTTGGCACGATTGAACACAGGGTCAAAGGACTTGAGCTGGGTGCGGACGATTATCTGGTGAAGCCCTTTGCGTTTGCTGAACTGCTCGCCCGGGTAAGAACCCTCCTCAGGCGGGGAAACACGATGATCACGGAAAGCCAGCTTAAAGTGGCTGACCTCTCGGTTGATCTCGTATCCAGAAAAGTCAGCCGCGCCGGGAACCGCATTGTGCTCACCAGTAAAGAGTTCAGCCTGCTGGAATTCTTCATTCGCCATCAAGGAGAAGTTCTTCCCCGCTCCCTGATTGCCTCTCAGGTCTGGGACATGAATTTTGACAGCGACACTAACGCGATTGATGTCGCAGTAAAGCGACTCCGCGCTAAAATTGACAACGATTACGAGACAAAACTGATCCAGACAGTGCGGGGCGTGGGCTACATGCTGGAGATCCCGGATGCATAG
- a CDS encoding DUF411 domain-containing protein encodes MKKIILMALAFGLSLPAMAGEKVIDMYKSENCGCCSLWGKAMEKDGFEVRTHVMNDQALSALKEKYAVPAELRSCHTAVTGNLIIEGHVPATTIHKAMQSDSGIYGLATPGMPAGSPGMEMGARKEAYDVIAFSPEGSKKIFQRIE; translated from the coding sequence ATGAAAAAAATAATTTTAATGGCCCTGGCTTTTGGCCTTTCACTTCCGGCAATGGCAGGTGAAAAAGTAATAGACATGTACAAGTCTGAAAACTGTGGTTGCTGTTCCCTGTGGGGCAAGGCGATGGAAAAGGACGGGTTTGAGGTACGGACCCACGTCATGAATGATCAGGCTCTGTCAGCCCTGAAAGAAAAATATGCTGTTCCTGCTGAGCTGAGAAGCTGTCATACCGCAGTTACTGGTAATTTGATCATTGAAGGTCATGTGCCTGCCACAACGATACATAAGGCAATGCAGTCTGATTCAGGGATTTATGGCCTTGCCACCCCCGGTATGCCTGCGGGAAGCCCGGGAATGGAGATGGGGGCCCGTAAAGAGGCTTACGATGTTATCGCATTCTCTCCGGAGGGCAGTAAAAAGATCTTCCAGCGAATCGAATAG